From Anopheles coluzzii chromosome 3, AcolN3, whole genome shotgun sequence, the proteins below share one genomic window:
- the LOC120957073 gene encoding uncharacterized protein LOC120957073: protein MLLDVYHYTWLLWINVYTIEQLLENLSEESINVKDGLLGWSALDYAFVFGKIRMILTLLKHKAIVHEQTLLELTVASKLGGLLTHADLCGQCLNAYEHTKMFAESFHRRVVEYLLNEKRVDIFHPQVDLHDASIVEAMIVDNMQDLFKQFVIQSRGKIEEAKFIALLEKPGIYRTHDTTMIIASELNVSLPKAVDNEALIGTLKFAIERKNMNSFILHFQQLCFNLNIHTVEDMEDMPCVAEEECNLPPMIVDTCSSSCCINQSGDESVALGDVIESLLIYAVREGNLHVIRYIACKTNTIIQNELIRTIMQWLVKLKRNISHERCIPAFKYLLHQSIDLHSIDDEGRNLLHWTAQNGCVFMLHCLIDKGFDLSEVNSTNGWNAFHYVAFFKDDTWAGNQRKYKLLEYIMEAYQVDWFGLLTSMFDPNKFGSLSPDQHSQYKHIMTKSQVCLMALFVLFDKPTRSKLLTSDELRDGDQCLQDIAKVSELTGIVHGVRDGIPQFCHDIFAEYFAACWMFDHKDRFSFSDPKGSFFRSSSNWTGKFSRMRDFFDQMVIRESN from the exons ATGCTCTTGGACGTTTACCATTACACTTGGCTGTTGTGGATAAACGTTTACACCATCGAACAGTTACTGGAAAACTTATCAGAAGAATCAATCAATGTGAAGGATGGGCTTTTAGGCTGGAGTGCATTAGATTAtgcgtttgtttttggaaaaatCAGAATGATTCTCACGCTGTTAAAACATAAGGCGATAGTGCATGAGCAAACCTTACTTGAACTAACAGTTGCAAGTAAATTAGGTGGTCTATTAACCCATGCAGATCTATGTGGACAATGTTTGAACGCTTATGAACATACCAAAATGTTCGCAGAAAGCTTTCATCGAAGAGTGGTCGAGTATTTGCTCAACGAAAAACGTGTTGACATATTCCATCCTCAGGTTGATCTACACGACGCATCGATCGTTGAGGCAATGATAGTAGATAACATGCaagatttatttaaacaattcgTCATTCAATCGAGAGGAAAGATTGAGGAAGCCAAATTCATAGCATTGTTGGAAAAGCCAGGCATATATCGAACACACGATACGACAATGATTATTGCGAGTGAGTTAAACGTTTCTCTTCCAAAGGCAGTTGATAATGAAGCACTAATTGGTACTCTGAAGTTTGCCATTGAGAGAAAAAACATGAactcttttattttacatttccaACAACTCTGCTTTAATCTAAATATTCACACAGTTGAAGATATGGAAGACATGCCCTGTGTTGCTGAAGAAGAGTGTAATTTACCGCCTATGATTGTAGATACATGTTCCTCTTCCTGTTGTATCAATCAATCCGGAGATGAAAGTGTTGCTCTAGGAGATGTAATCGAAAGTCTACTAATTTACGCAGTGCGAGAAGGTAACCTACACGTAATCAGGTACATTGCTTGCAAGACTAACACCATCATCCAGAACGAGCTTATTCGAACCATCATGCAATGGTTAGTGAAGTTGAAGAGAAACATTTCTCATGAAAGATGTATACCTGCATTCAAATACCTCCTGCATCAATCAATCGATCTGCACAGTATCGACGATGAAGGGCGCAACCTACTTCATTGGACGGCTCAAAACGGTTGTGTTTTCATGTTGCACTGCTTGATTGACAAAGGATTTGATTTGTCGGAAGTGAATTCAACTAACGGATGGAATGCATTTCATTACGTTGCTTTCTTTAAGGATGACACATGGGCTGGAAACCAGCGAAAATACAAATTATTGGAATACATTATGGAAGCTTATCAAGTGGATTGGTTCGGTCTCTTGACAAGTATGTTCGATCCAAACAA GTTTGGTAGCCTTTCTCCTGATCAACACAGCCAGTATAAGCATATTATGACCAAATCACAAGTCTGTTTGATggcgctgtttgttttgtttgacaaACCAACGAGATCTAAACTGCTTACTTCGGATGAACTACGCGATGGTGATCAATGCTTACAGGATATTGCTAAAGTGTCTGAGCTCACGGGAATAGTACATGGAGTTAGAGATGGTATTCCTCAGTTCTGTCATGACATATTTGCGGAGTACTTTGCAGCTTGTTGGATGTTTGATCATAAGGATCGATTTTCCTTTTCCGATCCGAAAGGATCCTTTTTTCGATCTAGTTCAAACTGGACGGGCAAATTTTCTCGAATGCGAGACTTCTTCGATCAAATGGTTATACGGGAAAGTAATTGA